In Lineus longissimus chromosome 13, tnLinLong1.2, whole genome shotgun sequence, one genomic interval encodes:
- the LOC135497738 gene encoding uncharacterized protein LOC135497738, which yields MATTKGKSVAAEPATLEFLLERRRINRQRYTKLEKSLFRYYDDVLPALDDDDRSPENEIKVRAAMSAREQLKSAYMDLQDTQDQVDYHRDNEERLNAMSDDQRRREDKDEQDYRERYFNCDAKIQRLEKDWFRPTKERSESEGKGSHHSSQSNIEVLTKGLAEVFKSMNNGISGEQLTTILSTLTKKKRELPIPKFSGDPHFFDQWRELLEAELAKPGYSEVEKTHFTITLLEGECRKLVAGMKDPDYQDILQVLESKYGDVESCVQKAVIEIANMEAPSSLALKDMEPFCHKLVSAWNYILKKTEALCELDETSWIFTALVRPKIPKTLLRKWDGEKLKAKTKSTLPLKFPDLLERLLEALQVTRRTEMEGGKRPTTSSSTSHSQKPEKKHTSTSYGKPSAYALNVNATSNPKAGQSKQKTQSRTHKCPVCQEAHLLYQCQTFKAMSVSDRIDKVKSLKLCFNCFASHYVKDCNSRHCQRCGKKHHTLIHYDREPELPEEEQVQGLRQKTEFPKSVGLVKAITGPKEILMQSTLARIESRGAISVARILFDTGSGVSFISNKMARKLDLRGPKVEAEFSLAGGNQMRLKTERVKFHLSSAIPNWKGEEFEIEAYTVDQPSMDLNCVRVDLSKLQHLQGLQIADTYPRESAEIDVMLGLEDTTNILLPVRKTGPPGMPTATKSHFGWVLSGICPVEEPNQRHGRIGMVNTCHRVSLENETDFAARHWDLEHLGILPNEVKHQATELETDALQQHLDNTKLVDGHYVTGGDIKSV from the coding sequence atggcgaCTACTAAGGGTAAAAGTGTGGCTGCTGAGCCAGCAACGCTTGAATTCCTATTGGAAAGGAGGCGCATCAATCGGCAGAGATACACCAAGTTGGAGAAATCCTTGTTCCGATATTATGATGATGTTCTTCCAGCATTAGACGATGATGACCGTTCACCCGAGAATGAGATTAAAGTGAGGGCAGCCATGTCTGCCAGAGAACAGTTGAAGTCAGCCTACATGGACTTGCAAGATACTCAAGACCAAGTGGATTATCACAGAGATAACGAGGAGAGGCTGAACGCTATGTCTGACGACCAGAGGAGAAGAGAAGATAAAGATGAGCAAGACTATAGAGAGAGGTACTTCAACTGTGATGCCAAGATCCAGAGGTTGGAGAAAGACTGGTTCAGGCCAACAAAGGAGAGGAGTGAGAGTGAAGGCAAAGGATCCCATCATAGTAGCCAGAGCAACATTGAAGTGTTAACAAAGGGTTTAGCAGAGGTTTTTAAATCCATGAACAATGGAATATCAGGAGAGCAGCTCACAACCATCTTGTCAACTTTGACCAAGAAGAAGAGAGAGCTACCCATACCAAAATTTAGCGGCGACCCGCATTTCTTTGATCAATGGCGAGAGCTGTTAGAAGCGGAGTTGGCGAAGCCAGGTTATTCGGAGGTGGAAAAGACGCACTTTACCATTACATTACTAGAGGGCGAGTGTAGAAAGTTAGTAGCGGGTATGAAAGATCCTGATTACCAAGACATCCTCCAAGTTTTAGAAAGCAAGTATGGTGACGTGGAGAGTTGTGTGCAGAAGGCTGTAATCGAGATAGCCAACATGGAGGCACCGAGCTCCCTTGCACTAAAAGACATGGAGCCATTCTGCCATAAGCTTGTGTCAGCATGGAAttatattttaaagaaaaccgAGGCTCTATGTGAACTAGACGAAACAAGTTGGATTTTCACGGCattggtcaggcccaaaattccCAAAACACTGTTGCGAAAGTGGGATGGCGAAAAGCTGAAGGCAAAAACAAAGTCGACTTTGCCTCTGAAATTTCCCGACTTACTGGAAAGGCTACTCGAGGCCCTGCAAGTTACCCGAAGGACGGAAATGGAGGGGGGAAAGCGACCAACCACAAGTAGTAGTACTTCACACTCACAGAAACCAGAGAAAAAACATACTAGTACTAGTTATGGCAAGCCAAGTGCATATGCATTGAATGTCAATGCTACAAGTAACCCTAAAGCTGGACAATCAAAACAGAAGACGCAGAGTCGAACTCACAAGTGCCCTGTATGCCAAGAAGCACATCTACTTTATCAGTGCCAGACCTTCAAAGCCATGAGTGTCAGTGATCGCATAGACAAGGTCAAgagtttaaaactttgttttaacTGCTTTGCTTCGCATTATGTCAAAGACTGTAATTCAAGACACTGTCAGAGATGTGGGAAGAAACATCATACCTTGATCCATTATGATCGTGAGCCAGAGCTACCGGAAGAAGAGCAAGTACAAGGTCTACGTCAAAAAACGGAATTTCCCAAGAGTGTAGGACTTGTCAAGGCCATTACAGGTCCAAAGGAGATATTGATGCAATCCACTCTAGCAAGAATCGAATCACGAGGAGCAATTTCAGTGGCGAGAATCTTATTTGATACAGGCAGCGGTGTATCATTCATAAGTAACAAGATGGCAAGAAAACTGGACTTGCGAGGACCCAAGGTTGAGGCAGAATTTTCACTAGCCGGTGGTAACCAGATGAGATTGAAAACAGAGAGAGTTAAGTTTCATCTATCAAGCGCTATTCCTAATTGGAAAGGTGAGGAATTTGAGATAGAGGCCTACACAGTTGATCAGCCTAGCATGGACCTCAACTGCGTGAGAGTAGATTTGTCAAAGCTGCAACACTTACAGGGATTGCAGATAGCAGACACATACCCCCGTGAATCGGCTGAAATTGATGTTATGTTGGGGCTAGAGGATACCACAAACATCTTACTGCCTGTTAGAAAAACTGGACCACCAGGAATGCCAACTGCCACAAAGAGTCATTTTGGATGGGTACTTTCAGGTATCTGCCCAGTAGAGGAGCCAAACCAACGACATGGAAGGATTGGTATGGTAAACACGTGTCATAGAGTTTCCTTGGAGAATGAAACTGACTTTGCAGCCAGACATTGGGACCTAGAACACTTGGGAATATTACCTAATGAGGTCAAGCACCAAGCCACAGAATTGGAGACTGATGCATTGCAGCAGCATCTTGATAATACCAAACTCGTAGATGGTCATTACGTCACAG
- the LOC135498313 gene encoding G-box-binding factor-like, with translation MAGYGGYPMGNQSFQGRQQHAPPPQHHHHGPPPGMQGHGQPPHAQMQMMQNQWQQEQHYQQYQHFSQQSQVYGSYGSQFQQNVFSINPSQALAFKSEQEFQIIFNQYVSPVSNSS, from the exons ATGGCAGGTTATGGTGGTTACCCCATGGGCAATCAGTCCTTCCAGG GCCGACAGCAGCATGCACCGCCTCCACAACACCACCACCATGGACCTCCCCCCGGCATGCAGG GCCATGGACAGCCACCCCACGCCCAGATGCAGATGATGCAAAACCAATGGCAGCAAGAGCAGCACTACCAGCAGTACCAACACTTCAGCCAACAGAGTCAGGTCTACGGTAGCTATGGCAGCCAGTTTCAACAGAATGTCTTCAGTATCAACCCTTCTCAG GCACTTGCATTCAAATCGGAACAGGAATTCCAAATAATTTTCAATCAGTACGTCAGCCCGGTAAGTAATTCCTCATAG